In one window of Streptomyces roseofulvus DNA:
- a CDS encoding NmrA/HSCARG family protein, giving the protein MTEKKIITVIGATGRQGGGLVRAILADRASEFTVRAVTRDLDGEPARELKRLGVEDVVRADMDDPPSLAPAFEHAYGAFVVTNFWEHMSAEREKTQAQAVARAASHAGVQHAVWSTLEDTRDCIPLDDDRMPTLQDRYKVPHFDGKAEADHFFTDEAVPTTFLRATFYWENLFGPFAPQRGPDGVLRLTYPMGESRLAGVAVDDIGKTALAVFRGGADFVAATVSVAGEHLKVADMAAALSASLGEPVRYRPLSPDEWRAQGTPGADESGNMFQYYAECEHRFTAARDLAAVRSLNPALQDFATWLAAHHDGLVNAWP; this is encoded by the coding sequence ATGACCGAGAAGAAGATCATCACGGTGATCGGGGCGACCGGCCGGCAGGGCGGCGGCCTGGTGCGTGCCATCCTCGCCGACCGCGCGTCGGAGTTCACCGTACGTGCCGTCACCCGCGACCTCGACGGGGAGCCCGCGCGGGAACTGAAGCGCCTCGGCGTCGAGGACGTCGTCCGCGCCGACATGGACGATCCGCCGAGCCTCGCCCCCGCCTTCGAGCACGCGTACGGCGCGTTCGTCGTCACGAACTTCTGGGAACACATGTCCGCGGAGCGGGAGAAGACCCAGGCCCAGGCGGTCGCCCGGGCAGCCTCCCACGCCGGTGTCCAGCACGCGGTCTGGTCCACCCTGGAGGACACCCGCGACTGCATCCCCCTCGACGACGACCGGATGCCCACACTCCAGGACCGCTACAAGGTGCCGCACTTCGACGGCAAGGCGGAGGCGGACCACTTCTTCACCGACGAGGCGGTGCCGACCACCTTCCTGCGCGCCACCTTCTACTGGGAGAACCTCTTCGGCCCCTTCGCCCCGCAGCGCGGACCGGACGGCGTCCTCCGCCTCACGTATCCCATGGGCGAGAGCCGGCTCGCCGGCGTCGCGGTCGACGACATCGGCAAAACCGCCCTCGCCGTCTTCCGGGGCGGCGCCGATTTCGTCGCCGCCACGGTCAGCGTGGCCGGCGAGCACCTCAAGGTCGCCGACATGGCCGCGGCGCTCTCCGCGTCACTCGGCGAGCCCGTGCGGTACCGGCCCCTGAGCCCGGACGAGTGGCGCGCGCAGGGCACTCCGGGCGCCGACGAGTCGGGGAACATGTTCCAGTACTACGCGGAGTGCGAGCACCGCTTCACCGCGGCCCGGGACCTCGCGGCCGTCCGCAGCCTCAACCCCGCCCTCCAGGACTTCGCCACCTGGCTCGCCGCCCACCACGACGGACTGGTCAACGCCTGGCCGTAG
- a CDS encoding C40 family peptidase, whose product MPGKKKSRPVLSGLVVLGLVAASGYLTLELRAQEERGVTEVRDVGVLDGTRAKTAGAAANPSEQRWSRLENPARSVLRGADGQVKAVLTDGARTATLKGPARTFAEPASTSSKVSTTDWVRLLPKRWTKDAQDSTWFKEWYAEYATSREDDVFAFAFQYVAGAAPRKDAQGLVVAGDANFGPLNTSGAEGGDLRLEQSDFYDFLGTPYPFRDGAVGTPEALRARSLDCSGYIRMVMGYRARYPLMSSDTSGDGLPRTANGMARSGEGTDVLPLTGIAAKDRPSAIDQLQPGDLVFFKLDTRTGQRLDHVGMVLGHDTEGHLIFVSSREEVNGPTIGDIGGVSRLDGNGYYAKTLRSAKRL is encoded by the coding sequence ATGCCAGGGAAGAAGAAGTCCCGTCCGGTCCTCTCGGGCCTCGTCGTGCTCGGGCTCGTCGCCGCCTCGGGGTACCTCACCCTCGAACTGCGCGCCCAGGAGGAGCGGGGCGTCACCGAGGTCCGTGACGTGGGGGTCCTGGACGGCACCCGGGCCAAGACCGCCGGCGCGGCCGCGAACCCGTCCGAGCAGCGGTGGTCGCGGCTGGAGAACCCGGCGCGCAGCGTGCTCCGCGGTGCCGACGGCCAGGTCAAGGCGGTGCTGACGGACGGCGCCCGCACGGCCACGCTCAAGGGCCCGGCGCGCACCTTCGCCGAACCGGCCTCGACCTCGTCCAAGGTCTCCACGACCGACTGGGTGCGCCTCCTGCCGAAGCGCTGGACCAAGGACGCCCAGGACTCGACGTGGTTCAAGGAGTGGTACGCCGAGTACGCGACCAGCCGGGAGGACGACGTCTTCGCCTTCGCCTTCCAGTACGTCGCGGGCGCGGCGCCGCGCAAGGACGCGCAGGGCCTGGTCGTCGCGGGCGACGCGAACTTCGGCCCGCTGAACACCTCCGGCGCGGAGGGCGGCGACCTGCGCCTCGAACAGTCCGACTTCTACGACTTCCTGGGCACCCCGTACCCGTTCCGCGACGGCGCCGTCGGCACGCCCGAGGCCCTCCGCGCCCGGTCCCTGGACTGTTCCGGTTACATCCGGATGGTGATGGGCTACCGCGCCCGGTACCCGCTGATGTCCTCGGACACGTCCGGCGACGGCCTGCCCCGTACCGCGAACGGCATGGCGCGCTCCGGCGAGGGGACCGACGTCCTGCCCCTCACCGGCATCGCGGCGAAGGACCGCCCGTCCGCGATCGACCAGCTCCAGCCGGGCGACCTCGTCTTCTTCAAGCTGGACACCCGGACCGGGCAGCGCCTCGACCACGTGGGCATGGTCCTCGGCCACGACACCGAGGGGCACCTGATCTTCGTGTCGAGCCGGGAGGAGGTCAACGGTCCCACCATCGGCGACATCGGCGGAGTCTCCCGCCTGGACGGCAACGGCTACTACGCCAAGACCCTCCGCAGCGCCAAGCGCCTCTGA
- a CDS encoding poly-gamma-glutamate biosynthesis protein PgsC/CapC, translating to MTTAALTPEMAALGIAIGLLFSLLCYLTTNLSPGGMITPGWLALTLIEDLQRAAMVVGVTALTYAGTRLMQRLVILYGKRLFAAVVLLGVLLQATVMIVLSIEFPLMYGNQTLGFIVPGLIAYQLVRQPKGPTLLATATVSLTAYIVIAAGLLLGVMPAV from the coding sequence TTGACCACCGCCGCACTGACCCCCGAGATGGCCGCCCTCGGCATCGCCATCGGGCTGCTCTTCTCCCTGTTGTGCTACCTCACCACCAACCTCTCCCCCGGCGGCATGATCACCCCGGGCTGGCTGGCCCTGACCCTCATCGAGGACCTGCAGCGCGCGGCCATGGTCGTCGGCGTCACGGCCCTCACCTACGCGGGCACCCGGCTCATGCAGCGGCTGGTGATCCTGTACGGCAAGCGCCTCTTCGCCGCGGTGGTGCTGCTGGGCGTCCTGCTCCAGGCCACCGTGATGATCGTCCTGTCGATCGAGTTCCCGCTCATGTACGGCAACCAGACCCTGGGCTTCATCGTCCCCGGCCTCATCGCCTACCAGCTGGTCCGCCAGCCGAAGGGTCCGACCCTGCTGGCCACCGCCACCGTCTCGCTGACGGCCTACATCGTCATCGCCGCCGGCCTGCTGCTCGGCGTCATGCCCGCGGTCTGA
- a CDS encoding DUF2267 domain-containing protein has translation MTIQTETTTQHRTETTTLDGGPATDRGAASYTGLLERVRYEGAYPTRERAEHAVRSVLTALGRQLVGEERVELAARLPFEAALTLTAQIPATTPLTGWEFVKDLAHRTDSSPATTRWDVGAVLTPIAQLAGPDLTERIIGQLPSGYALLFGRAELRAPTARR, from the coding sequence ATGACGATCCAGACCGAGACCACGACCCAGCACCGGACCGAGACCACGACCCTGGACGGCGGGCCCGCGACCGACCGGGGCGCGGCCTCCTACACCGGCCTCCTCGAACGCGTCCGTTACGAGGGCGCCTACCCGACCCGTGAGCGCGCCGAGCACGCGGTCCGCTCCGTACTCACGGCGCTGGGAAGGCAACTCGTCGGGGAGGAACGCGTCGAGCTCGCCGCCCGCCTCCCCTTCGAAGCGGCACTGACCCTCACCGCTCAGATCCCCGCCACCACCCCGCTCACGGGCTGGGAGTTCGTCAAGGACCTCGCCCACCGCACCGACAGCAGCCCGGCCACCACCCGCTGGGACGTCGGGGCGGTCCTCACCCCGATCGCCCAGCTGGCCGGGCCCGACCTCACCGAGCGCATCATCGGGCAGCTGCCCTCCGGCTACGCCCTCCTCTTCGGCAGGGCCGAACTCCGCGCGCCTACGGCCAGGCGTTGA
- a CDS encoding cache and HAMP domain-containing protein, protein MPLLGGIRPPIAVLCVLLLALAGLTAKVLGPSEEAVAPDAVLSSQRYFAEDGAIALRASIDERVADLERTAAALNAGRPVRPGRVLSDLGRTYQKWTGTTVVDLASGDVLAARGETIPLGWLDRDVLVGERALTPRMVRLETGDVRLMTMAVLDWADRPQQLLIASSSLSVPAVNLGPFRSMSVVAEDGEVLATAGFEQAEALNSDQERKELAFLHRQMTRLADQAAVRTEEHPVRAKEPGSRGYPGVSGTLLGGAYNGRVATAGYASLASSDPEEKESVAAGLGLTVVALLPVVEQQPEDSDRRLFGLAAAGALLLVGLVAVAVLWSTVQRPLLRLFLESRRLARGDLRRPVSVPRRGEAHRIGLALERLRRRLNGEDEGVGTARRVWVGARGPLVATGVLLLLWCVPVGLLLNRTDGSVSVPTTMVNDQRERTDLIADRLRRALNEAQADLVSASRLIAAGDSGAAGRLLEDALVKHTRYEALYLVAADGSVTARAGGEPHAWSGGEDRPPVRVSGQGGKKPVIQASAPVPGGDGDTLVGEIRVEFLNSLLARPGLGEVRVVDSAGLTIAAGDGFRAFEQLPDASLKDLVRAAGVRVGAGPVENGLLLRDGDGVTVAAAAPFSGGGVTADIGWTVVSRQDAAGFQITAYEREDRSVLAGMLGLAAAILCLGWIHLVVVRPLRALARSAEKLADGDLRTVLYPRYHDEVGAVVRSLELLRQQAQAHRHDQARRPSDAPSGAGAGGR, encoded by the coding sequence ATGCCGCTTCTCGGCGGCATCCGTCCGCCGATCGCCGTCCTGTGCGTCCTGCTCCTGGCGCTCGCGGGGCTGACGGCCAAGGTGCTCGGGCCCAGCGAGGAAGCGGTGGCGCCGGACGCGGTGCTGTCCTCGCAGCGGTACTTCGCCGAGGACGGTGCCATCGCCCTGCGCGCCTCGATCGACGAGCGGGTCGCGGACCTGGAGCGCACCGCCGCCGCGCTGAACGCGGGCCGTCCCGTGAGGCCCGGGCGGGTCCTCTCGGACCTGGGCCGGACGTACCAGAAGTGGACCGGCACCACCGTCGTGGACCTGGCGAGCGGGGACGTGCTCGCCGCTCGTGGCGAGACGATTCCCCTCGGCTGGCTCGACCGGGACGTCCTCGTCGGCGAGCGGGCCCTGACGCCGCGGATGGTACGCCTGGAGACCGGCGACGTGCGGCTGATGACGATGGCCGTCCTGGACTGGGCCGACCGTCCCCAGCAGCTGCTGATCGCGTCGAGCAGCCTGTCCGTGCCGGCCGTGAACCTCGGTCCGTTCCGCAGCATGTCGGTGGTGGCCGAGGACGGCGAGGTCCTCGCCACCGCCGGCTTCGAGCAGGCGGAGGCGCTCAACTCCGACCAGGAGCGCAAGGAGCTCGCCTTCCTGCACCGGCAGATGACGCGCCTCGCCGACCAGGCCGCGGTACGGACCGAGGAGCACCCGGTCCGTGCCAAGGAGCCCGGGTCCCGCGGGTATCCCGGCGTCAGCGGCACCCTGCTCGGCGGCGCGTACAACGGGCGGGTCGCCACCGCCGGGTACGCCTCGCTGGCCTCCTCGGACCCCGAGGAGAAGGAGAGCGTGGCGGCGGGCCTGGGGCTCACGGTCGTCGCGCTGCTGCCCGTGGTCGAGCAGCAGCCGGAGGACTCCGACCGCCGCCTCTTCGGCCTCGCGGCGGCGGGCGCCCTGCTCCTCGTGGGGCTGGTCGCGGTGGCCGTGCTCTGGAGCACGGTCCAGCGGCCGCTGCTCCGGCTGTTCCTGGAGTCGCGCCGGCTGGCCCGCGGGGATCTGCGGCGTCCGGTCTCGGTGCCGCGCCGGGGCGAGGCCCACCGGATCGGCCTCGCCCTGGAGCGGCTGCGCCGCCGGCTGAACGGCGAGGACGAGGGGGTCGGCACCGCCCGCCGGGTGTGGGTGGGGGCGCGCGGACCGCTCGTGGCGACGGGCGTCCTGCTGCTGCTCTGGTGCGTGCCCGTCGGCCTGCTGCTGAACCGTACGGACGGGTCGGTGAGCGTGCCGACCACGATGGTCAACGACCAGCGGGAGCGCACGGACCTGATCGCCGACCGGCTGCGCCGGGCGCTCAACGAGGCACAGGCCGACCTCGTCTCCGCCTCCCGCCTCATCGCGGCGGGCGACAGCGGCGCCGCGGGCCGGCTGCTGGAGGACGCGCTGGTCAAGCACACCCGCTACGAGGCCCTCTACCTCGTCGCCGCCGACGGTTCCGTCACCGCCCGCGCGGGCGGTGAGCCGCACGCCTGGAGCGGCGGCGAGGACCGGCCGCCGGTGCGGGTGTCGGGGCAGGGCGGCAAGAAGCCGGTCATCCAGGCGTCCGCCCCCGTGCCCGGCGGCGACGGCGACACCCTGGTCGGCGAGATCCGGGTGGAGTTCCTCAACTCGCTGCTCGCCCGGCCCGGCCTCGGCGAGGTGCGGGTGGTGGACTCCGCCGGGCTGACCATCGCGGCCGGCGACGGCTTCCGGGCCTTCGAGCAGCTGCCGGACGCGTCGCTGAAGGACCTCGTCCGCGCGGCCGGTGTGCGCGTCGGGGCCGGCCCGGTCGAGAACGGGCTGCTGCTCCGTGACGGCGACGGGGTGACGGTGGCCGCGGCGGCGCCGTTCTCCGGCGGCGGCGTCACCGCCGACATCGGCTGGACCGTCGTCAGCCGGCAGGACGCCGCCGGGTTCCAGATCACCGCGTACGAGCGCGAGGACCGCAGCGTCCTGGCGGGGATGCTCGGTCTCGCCGCCGCCATACTCTGCCTCGGCTGGATCCACCTCGTGGTCGTCCGGCCGCTGCGCGCCCTCGCGCGGAGCGCCGAGAAACTCGCGGACGGCGATCTCAGGACCGTGCTCTACCCCCGCTACCACGACGAGGTGGGCGCCGTCGTCCGCAGTCTCGAACTCCTGCGCCAGCAGGCGCAGGCCCACCGACACGACCAGGCCCGCCGGCCGTCGGACGCCCCGTCCGGCGCCGGTGCGGGCGGAAGGTGA
- a CDS encoding type III effector protein has translation MAGGGTPVSFQAALVALASIDETVRAARTASASTTPPSTSSEQALAALLLLRELREQLADWEPGLIEAARDAGASWADLAQPLGVTSRQAAERRYLRVRPGRPGATREERVQATRDRRAADRTVTTWARDNAADLRQLAGQITALGSLPAALRRDLSQALADSDPASLLEPLARARTTRPALPAHLVERIDALARRTADLRNESDQRRSGTAQP, from the coding sequence ATGGCCGGAGGCGGCACCCCCGTGAGCTTCCAGGCGGCGCTGGTCGCGCTCGCCTCGATCGACGAGACCGTCCGCGCCGCGCGGACCGCGAGCGCGTCGACCACGCCGCCCAGCACCTCCTCCGAGCAGGCGCTCGCGGCGCTCCTGCTCCTGCGCGAGCTGCGCGAGCAGCTCGCGGACTGGGAGCCCGGCCTCATCGAGGCCGCCCGTGACGCGGGCGCCAGCTGGGCCGACCTCGCCCAGCCCCTCGGGGTGACCAGCAGACAGGCCGCGGAACGCCGCTATCTGCGGGTACGCCCGGGCCGCCCCGGCGCCACCCGCGAAGAGCGGGTCCAGGCGACCCGCGACCGGCGCGCCGCGGACCGCACCGTCACCACCTGGGCCCGTGACAACGCCGCCGACCTGCGCCAGCTCGCCGGACAGATCACCGCCCTCGGCAGCCTCCCCGCCGCCCTGCGGCGCGATCTCAGCCAGGCGCTCGCGGACAGCGACCCCGCCAGCCTGCTGGAGCCCCTCGCCCGCGCCCGCACCACCCGCCCCGCGCTCCCCGCGCACCTCGTCGAGCGCATCGACGCACTCGCCCGCCGCACCGCGGACCTGCGCAACGAAAGCGACCAGCGCCGTTCCGGCACGGCACAGCCCTGA
- a CDS encoding Hsp20/alpha crystallin family protein — MLMRTDPFRELDRLTQQMLGTTGTWSRPAAVPMDAYREGDAYVIMMDLPGVSPDAIDIDVERNMLTVKAERRPVQKSDEVQMELSERPLGVFSRQLMLADTLDTEKITADYTAGVLTLRIPIAERAKPRKIAIGRGDDRREISG; from the coding sequence ATGCTGATGCGCACCGATCCGTTCCGCGAACTCGACCGCCTCACCCAGCAGATGCTGGGCACGACCGGCACCTGGTCCCGCCCCGCCGCCGTCCCGATGGACGCCTACCGCGAGGGCGACGCGTACGTGATCATGATGGACCTGCCCGGCGTCTCCCCCGACGCGATCGACATCGACGTCGAGCGGAACATGCTGACGGTCAAGGCCGAGCGCCGACCGGTCCAGAAGTCCGACGAGGTCCAGATGGAACTGTCCGAGCGGCCCCTCGGCGTCTTCTCCCGCCAGCTGATGCTGGCCGACACCCTCGACACCGAGAAGATCACCGCGGACTACACCGCCGGCGTCCTCACCCTGCGTATCCCGATCGCCGAGCGCGCGAAGCCGCGCAAGATCGCCATCGGCCGCGGTGACGACCGCAGGGAGATCAGCGGCTGA
- a CDS encoding CapA family protein, translating to MTLSESLPIGRALALTAAVAVLGAGCAAPSNPQVKPGGRAFTVAAAGDVLIHPELVEQAAEDAEETGEGSAGLDFGPLLAGVRPVVSKADLAICHMETPVGRPKGPFEGYPEFLVPPQILTALKDVGYDTCSTASNHTYDHGLKAVRRTLDAMDAVGLGHAGSARTPEEAQKTNIRDVKGVKVAHLSYSWESFLNPTPEKERWAFNRISTDEIRKAEQRARQQGAEVVILSVHWGLEHYNEPSAPQLELAERLTRETGIDLVIGHHAHVVQPIQKLNGTWVAYSLGNQVARHSSPTGLTEEGVIGWFEFRETDDGWDVAARYRTTLVDIPPEVEEGERPPRGAVEDHRLVDVRQALDRPGGLSPDRLARYRLAADRTQGFLYNRGAPGGDGLAELSLPD from the coding sequence GTGACATTGAGTGAATCTCTCCCCATAGGGCGTGCGCTGGCGCTGACCGCCGCCGTCGCCGTTCTCGGGGCCGGTTGTGCGGCGCCCTCGAATCCGCAGGTCAAGCCGGGCGGACGAGCGTTCACCGTCGCCGCCGCAGGAGATGTTCTCATCCATCCCGAGCTCGTCGAGCAGGCGGCCGAGGACGCCGAGGAGACCGGCGAGGGCAGCGCGGGGCTCGATTTCGGGCCGCTGCTCGCCGGGGTGCGCCCGGTGGTCAGCAAGGCCGATCTGGCCATCTGCCACATGGAGACGCCCGTGGGCAGGCCCAAGGGGCCGTTCGAGGGGTACCCCGAGTTCCTCGTCCCCCCGCAGATCCTCACGGCGCTCAAGGACGTGGGGTACGACACCTGCTCCACCGCCTCGAACCACACGTACGACCACGGGCTCAAGGCCGTACGCCGCACCCTGGACGCCATGGACGCGGTCGGGCTCGGTCACGCCGGCTCCGCCCGTACCCCCGAAGAGGCGCAGAAGACCAACATCCGGGACGTCAAGGGCGTCAAGGTGGCGCACCTGTCCTACTCGTGGGAGTCGTTCCTCAACCCGACCCCCGAGAAGGAACGCTGGGCGTTCAACCGGATCAGCACCGACGAGATCAGGAAGGCCGAGCAGCGCGCCCGGCAGCAGGGCGCCGAGGTCGTGATCCTCTCGGTCCACTGGGGGCTGGAGCACTACAACGAGCCGAGCGCGCCGCAGCTGGAGCTCGCCGAGCGGCTCACCCGGGAGACCGGGATCGACCTCGTGATCGGCCACCACGCGCACGTGGTGCAGCCGATCCAGAAGCTGAACGGCACCTGGGTCGCGTACAGCCTCGGGAACCAGGTGGCCCGCCACTCCTCGCCCACCGGTCTCACCGAGGAAGGCGTGATCGGCTGGTTCGAGTTCCGGGAGACGGACGACGGCTGGGACGTCGCCGCCCGCTACCGCACGACGCTGGTCGACATCCCTCCCGAGGTGGAGGAGGGCGAGCGGCCGCCCCGCGGTGCCGTCGAGGACCACCGGCTCGTCGACGTGCGCCAGGCGCTCGACCGGCCCGGCGGCCTCTCCCCCGACCGGCTCGCCCGCTACCGCCTCGCCGCCGACCGCACGCAGGGCTTCCTCTACAACCGCGGAGCGCCGGGCGGCGACGGTCTGGCCGAGCTGTCCCTGCCGGACTGA
- a CDS encoding dienelactone hydrolase family protein, protein MTTVTTRTIEYAADGRTMLGHLALPAGVDRRPAVLVGPEGVGLSDVERHRAEALAELGYVALAFDLHGGRYLGDPEEMLARCLPLLADPDRMRGIGHAALDVLRAERRTDPDRIAAVGYGTGGAIALELGRDGVDLRAIATVNGLTTGRPGEAARIHCPVWAGVGSEDPIMSRAQRDAFTAEMEAAGVDWRLVVYGGALHAFHHPPVDHTTRPGVGYHPQHARRAWRDVVDLLGECLPVTE, encoded by the coding sequence ATGACGACAGTGACCACGCGCACGATCGAGTACGCGGCCGACGGCCGGACGATGTTAGGGCACCTCGCACTTCCGGCCGGTGTGGACCGCCGGCCCGCGGTCCTGGTCGGGCCGGAGGGCGTGGGGCTCAGCGACGTCGAGCGCCACCGGGCCGAGGCGCTCGCCGAGCTGGGATACGTGGCGCTGGCCTTCGACCTCCACGGCGGGCGCTATCTGGGCGACCCCGAGGAGATGCTGGCCCGTTGCCTGCCGCTGCTCGCCGACCCCGACCGGATGCGGGGCATCGGACACGCGGCGCTGGACGTGCTCCGCGCCGAGCGGCGGACCGACCCCGACCGGATCGCCGCCGTCGGCTACGGCACCGGGGGCGCCATCGCGCTGGAACTCGGCCGCGACGGCGTCGACCTGCGCGCGATCGCGACCGTCAACGGCCTGACCACGGGCCGACCTGGCGAGGCGGCGCGCATTCACTGCCCGGTGTGGGCCGGAGTCGGGTCGGAGGACCCGATCATGTCACGCGCGCAACGGGACGCGTTCACCGCCGAGATGGAAGCCGCGGGCGTCGACTGGCGCCTCGTGGTCTACGGCGGCGCCCTGCACGCCTTCCACCACCCGCCGGTCGACCACACCACGCGCCCCGGAGTCGGCTACCACCCCCAGCACGCGCGGCGCGCGTGGCG
- a CDS encoding DUF2267 domain-containing protein gives MRLPWQTFLDRVQERGDYDTPHEAERAARVVLALLGAHLVGDVRAALAARLPETFAVILLNPLQAAEPLSPERFVRATAAWIEGATERTAAWDVSAVLSVTADAAGEELTARTLLQLPPGYDLLFGRPHLSP, from the coding sequence ATGAGACTGCCATGGCAGACCTTCCTCGACCGGGTGCAGGAACGCGGTGACTACGACACACCGCACGAGGCCGAACGGGCCGCCCGTGTCGTCCTGGCGCTGCTCGGCGCCCATCTGGTCGGCGATGTGCGGGCCGCGCTCGCCGCCCGCCTGCCGGAGACCTTCGCCGTCATCCTGCTCAACCCCCTCCAGGCCGCCGAACCGCTCTCACCGGAACGCTTCGTGCGGGCGACGGCCGCCTGGATCGAGGGAGCCACCGAACGGACGGCGGCCTGGGACGTCAGCGCCGTCCTCAGCGTCACCGCCGACGCGGCCGGCGAGGAACTCACCGCCCGGACGCTCCTGCAGCTCCCGCCCGGATACGACCTCCTCTTCGGCCGGCCCCACCTTTCCCCGTGA
- the pgsB gene encoding poly-gamma-glutamate synthase PgsB, translated as MLYLYFVLLVSSLVLLIAGIVEQRRHYAALHVIPARVLVNGIRGKSSITRLCAGALRGGGLVTVAKTTGTAARFIHPDATEEPVYRKFGIANVVEQIGIVRRAAAYRPHALVIECMAVMPALQEVNQSKLIRSTIGVLCNVREDHLAEMGPTLDDVARSLCRSMPENGICVTAEKERFAILQEEADARNCRLVYADPESVTDAELRGFSWFTFKENVAIALTVAELLGVERQVALQGMYDAPPDPGVLSVERYVTPEGKRLAFANVFAANDPESTLMNVNQLLDLGAVGRPLNVVVNCRPDRVERNGQMGEIIPDLKPDNVFVIGHPSRSAIDAIPAAWRDRAVDLGGERRPAEEFMPAMLAAMPDGSSLVAVGNIHGQGEELLEYLAGLPADESPAAPAPVAAAPEAPDGRADAEPHETSQTLRIPRLRIPARSGDARPVAEPVPDARPVAEPVPDARPRPARAAAPYPAAEPGGAHAAAGPSFDTYPAAGPGSDAHAQRAQSPAPGWSRDAERAWPGSAAGRRDGLPGRPEDPAASFGWFDTPDDGDERPPARS; from the coding sequence GTGCTCTACCTCTACTTCGTCCTCCTGGTCAGCAGCCTCGTCCTGCTGATCGCGGGCATCGTGGAACAGCGCAGGCACTACGCCGCCCTCCACGTCATCCCCGCCCGGGTCCTGGTCAACGGCATCCGGGGCAAGTCCTCCATCACCCGCCTGTGTGCGGGCGCCCTGCGCGGCGGCGGGCTCGTCACGGTCGCCAAGACCACGGGCACGGCCGCGCGGTTCATCCATCCCGACGCGACCGAGGAGCCGGTCTACCGGAAGTTCGGCATCGCGAACGTGGTGGAGCAGATCGGCATCGTGCGGCGGGCCGCCGCCTACCGGCCGCACGCGCTCGTCATCGAGTGCATGGCCGTGATGCCGGCGCTCCAGGAGGTCAACCAGAGCAAGCTGATCCGCTCCACCATCGGCGTCCTGTGCAACGTCCGCGAGGACCACCTGGCCGAGATGGGCCCCACCCTGGACGACGTGGCCCGCTCGCTGTGCCGCTCGATGCCGGAGAACGGCATCTGCGTCACCGCCGAGAAGGAACGTTTCGCCATCCTGCAGGAGGAGGCCGACGCCCGGAACTGCCGACTCGTCTACGCCGACCCCGAGTCGGTCACCGACGCGGAGCTGCGGGGCTTCAGCTGGTTCACCTTCAAGGAGAACGTGGCGATCGCCCTCACGGTCGCCGAGCTGCTCGGCGTCGAACGGCAGGTCGCCCTCCAGGGCATGTACGACGCTCCGCCGGACCCCGGCGTCCTCTCCGTGGAGCGTTACGTGACGCCCGAGGGCAAGCGCCTCGCGTTCGCCAACGTCTTCGCGGCCAACGACCCCGAGTCGACGCTGATGAACGTCAACCAGCTGCTCGATCTCGGTGCCGTCGGCCGTCCGCTGAACGTCGTCGTCAACTGCCGGCCCGACCGCGTCGAGCGCAACGGGCAGATGGGCGAGATCATCCCCGACCTGAAGCCGGACAACGTCTTCGTCATCGGCCACCCCTCCAGGAGCGCCATCGACGCCATCCCCGCCGCCTGGCGGGACCGGGCGGTCGACCTGGGCGGCGAGCGCCGCCCGGCCGAGGAGTTCATGCCCGCCATGCTGGCCGCGATGCCCGACGGTTCCTCGCTCGTCGCCGTCGGCAACATCCACGGCCAGGGCGAGGAACTGCTCGAGTACCTGGCCGGGCTCCCGGCGGACGAATCCCCGGCCGCGCCGGCCCCGGTCGCCGCCGCCCCGGAGGCCCCGGACGGCCGGGCGGACGCGGAGCCGCACGAGACGTCCCAGACCCTCCGGATCCCGCGCCTCCGGATCCCGGCACGGAGCGGTGACGCCCGCCCGGTGGCGGAACCCGTCCCCGACGCCCGCCCGGTGGCGGAACCCGTCCCCGACGCACGCCCGAGACCGGCACGCGCTGCCGCTCCGTACCCGGCGGCTGAGCCCGGCGGCGCGCACGCGGCCGCGGGACCCTCCTTCGACACGTACCCGGCAGCGGGACCCGGCTCCGACGCGCACGCGCAGCGGGCGCAGAGCCCGGCGCCGGGCTGGTCCCGTGACGCCGAGCGGGCGTGGCCCGGCTCGGCGGCGGGGCGGCGCGACGGGCTGCCCGGGCGGCCCGAGGACCCCGCCGCGTCGTTCGGCTGGTTCGACACCCCCGACGACGGCGACGAGCGGCCGCCGGCCCGCTCCTGA